Proteins from a single region of Pseudomonas ekonensis:
- a CDS encoding acyl-CoA dehydrogenase: MIPNEDQQQIRDMARQFAEERLKPFAAEWDRAHRFPKEAIGEMAGLGFFGMLVPEQWGGCDTGYLAYAMALEEIAAGDGACSTIMSVHNSVGCVPILKFGNDDQRERFLKPLASGEMLGAFALTEPQAGSDASSLKTRARLEGDHYVLNGCKQFITSGQNAGVVIVFAVTDPGAGKRGISAFIVPTDSPGYSVARVEDKLGQHASDTCQILFEDVKVPVANRLGEEGEGYKIALANLEGGRIGIASQSVGMARAAFEAARDYARERDSFGKPIIEHQAVAFRLADMATQVAVARQMVHYAAALRDSGQPALVEASMAKLFASEMAEKVCSMALQTLGGYGYLNDFPLERIYRDVRVCQIYEGTSDIQRMVISRNL, from the coding sequence ATGATTCCCAACGAAGACCAACAACAGATCCGCGACATGGCCCGGCAGTTCGCCGAGGAACGGCTCAAGCCGTTCGCCGCCGAGTGGGACCGCGCGCACCGTTTCCCCAAGGAAGCCATCGGCGAAATGGCCGGCCTGGGCTTTTTCGGCATGCTGGTGCCGGAGCAGTGGGGCGGTTGCGACACCGGTTACCTGGCCTACGCCATGGCCCTGGAGGAGATCGCCGCCGGCGACGGCGCCTGCTCGACCATCATGAGCGTTCACAACTCGGTGGGCTGCGTGCCGATCCTCAAGTTCGGCAACGACGACCAGCGCGAACGCTTCCTCAAGCCGCTGGCCAGCGGCGAGATGCTCGGCGCCTTCGCCCTGACCGAGCCCCAGGCCGGCTCCGACGCCAGCAGCCTGAAGACCCGGGCGCGGCTGGAAGGCGACCACTATGTGCTCAACGGCTGCAAGCAGTTCATCACCTCCGGGCAGAACGCCGGGGTCGTGATCGTGTTCGCGGTGACCGATCCGGGTGCCGGCAAGCGCGGCATCAGCGCGTTCATCGTGCCCACCGACTCGCCGGGCTACAGCGTCGCGCGGGTCGAGGACAAGCTCGGCCAGCACGCCTCCGACACCTGCCAGATCCTCTTCGAGGACGTGAAGGTGCCGGTGGCCAACCGTCTGGGCGAGGAGGGCGAGGGCTACAAGATCGCCCTGGCCAACCTGGAGGGCGGGCGCATCGGCATCGCGTCGCAATCGGTGGGCATGGCCCGCGCCGCGTTCGAGGCCGCCCGTGACTACGCCCGCGAGCGCGACAGCTTCGGCAAGCCGATCATCGAGCACCAGGCCGTGGCGTTCCGCCTGGCGGACATGGCCACCCAGGTCGCCGTCGCCCGGCAGATGGTGCATTACGCCGCCGCCCTGCGCGACAGCGGCCAGCCGGCGCTGGTCGAGGCGTCGATGGCCAAGCTGTTCGCCTCGGAAATGGCCGAGAAGGTCTGCTCGATGGCGCTGCAGACCCTCGGCGGTTACGGTTACCTCAACGACTTCCCGCTGGAGCGCATCTACCGCGACGTGCGGGTCTGCCAGATCTACGAAGGCACCAGCGACATTCAGCGCATGGTCATTTCGCGCAATCTTTGA
- a CDS encoding enoyl-CoA hydratase, translated as MSYETILLETHGRVGLITLNRPQALNALNAQLVSEVNRALDGLEADANIGCIVITGSKKAFAAGADIKEMAELTYPQIYMDDLFSDSDRVANRRKPIIAAVNGFALGGGCELALMCDFILAGDNAKFGQPEINLGVLPGMGGTQRLTRAVGKAKAMEMCLSGRLIGAEEAERCGIVARIVPSDELLDEALKVAAVIASKSLPIAMMVKESVNRAFEVNLTEGVRFERRVFHAAFATHDQKEGMAAFIAKREAEFKGK; from the coding sequence ATGAGCTACGAAACGATCCTGTTGGAAACCCATGGCCGCGTCGGCCTGATCACCCTGAACCGCCCGCAGGCGCTGAACGCCCTGAACGCGCAGCTGGTCAGCGAAGTGAACCGTGCCCTGGACGGTCTGGAAGCCGATGCGAACATCGGCTGCATCGTCATCACCGGTTCGAAGAAAGCCTTCGCCGCCGGCGCCGACATCAAGGAAATGGCCGAGCTGACCTACCCGCAGATCTACATGGACGATCTGTTCAGCGACAGCGACCGCGTGGCCAACCGGCGCAAGCCGATCATCGCGGCGGTGAACGGTTTCGCCCTGGGCGGCGGCTGTGAGCTGGCGCTGATGTGCGACTTCATCCTGGCCGGCGACAACGCGAAATTCGGCCAGCCGGAAATCAACCTCGGCGTGCTGCCGGGCATGGGCGGCACCCAGCGCCTGACCCGTGCGGTGGGCAAGGCCAAAGCCATGGAGATGTGCCTCAGCGGCCGTCTGATCGGCGCCGAAGAGGCCGAGCGCTGCGGCATCGTGGCGCGCATCGTGCCGAGCGACGAACTGTTGGATGAGGCGCTGAAGGTGGCGGCGGTGATCGCCAGCAAGTCGCTGCCGATTGCGATGATGGTCAAGGAAAGCGTCAACCGCGCGTTCGAGGTGAACCTGACCGAAGGCGTGCGCTTCGAGCGTCGGGTGTTCCATGCCGCGTTCGCCACCCATGACCAGAAAGAAGGCATGGCGGCGTTCATCGCCAAGCGCGAGGCTGAGTTCAAGGGCAAGTGA